Within the Catalinimonas niigatensis genome, the region AGGAAGTCAGAAAAGCGATCATTAAAATAAAAATAAGCCCAGTCAAGATGAAAATGTTCTTCATAAGTACACCCAAGAATTAGAAGGTAATATTATAGGATAGCGAAGGGATGATAGGAAATAAGGAAACCTGCCGGGCATTGATTTCCAGAGAGTAATCGCGAAGACTGCCTTCTGCTTCAAAATATACATAATAAGGGTTCATCCTGCTGTACACATTGTACAATGAGAATACCCAATAGGATTTGAACTTAGCAGAGGATATAGGATAATAGGTGGCGGAAAGATCAAGGCGATGGTAGCTGGGCAGGCGAAAATTATTTCTTCCCGCATATTCATTGACAATGTTGCCCTGCATGATATAACGAGCTACGGGCAAGGTCATGGTATTGCCACTGGCCAGAACAAATACGCCCGAAAAATGCCACTGAGGATGCTTACGATAATTGACAAGTAAAGATAGATTATGCAGCCTGTCATATTTTGCCGGGAAAGATACACCCTGGTTGATGTCATCAAATTTACGGGTGGTACGAGATAAAGTGTAAGAAACCCACCCACTCAGGCTTCCTTTATTTTTCTTCAACATCCACTCAAGGCCATATGAGTTGCCTCTTCCAAAGTAAAATTTATCATCAAAGTTCTGGTATTGGCCTTTTCCCAAAAGCACACCATTCTGATACTCCAGTTGATTATGCATCTGCTTATAGTAGCCGGTAACAGAACCTTCCAGATCAAATTCCGCTAACAGGCGATAATAGCCCAATGCGTATTGATTGGCTGTTTGAGGTTTTACGAGGGCAGAGCTGGGCACCCATACGTCAGTAGGCAAGGATACAGATGACATGGGAGCCATATGAATGTATTGTAGCGTATGATCAAAAGAAGCTTTAAGCGTAGTGTTTTTGGATATGCTATAACTCACTGACAGCCGGGGCTCTAATCCTGAGTGCCGGGCAATACGTTCATTCCGCTGATAATGTATGGTGTCCTGATGTCTTCCGGTAAGATCGGTGAGGTAACGGTTGAAGGGGCCTATCTGCTGAAAAGTGCTTGCTCTTACTCCTAGCCCGGTTTGCCACTTCTCTCCTATCGCATATTCATGATGAAAGAAAACAGCTCCTTCCTGTGCATGTAGGGGCAAAACCTCTCCAAAATCCAATGTCTGGTCAGCAGCAGTGCTTGCCTGCATGGCTCCGGGTACAAAACGATATTGTATGGCACGTATTCCAAAGGTAAAAGTACGTTTTTCGTTGGGGGTATATACAAATTCCTGATGTACGCCTTTTTCTGAAACCTCTGAAGACACCTGAATCTGATAGCCACTTACTTTGGCTCCCAAACTCATTTTGTACTGGCTTCCAAAGACCGTAGTTTCGGAGAACCAACGGGGAGAAAAAGCATGCTGCCACTGAAATGAGAAAGCCTTATTGCCCCAGTTGATTTCATTCTGGAAAGCTTCAAAATTTGCATATTGAAATTGGTCGTTGCCGGAGTAGGCACTAAAGGTAATTTTATTTTTTTTGGAGAGCAGATAATCCCACTTCAGGTTGAGGTCATAAAAAAAGTAATCAA harbors:
- a CDS encoding TonB-dependent receptor, whose protein sequence is MRYFLISIFFMLALSSLTTETFAEIVVSGHVVDAETQEPLPGVNVVISTGNGTSTDMAGFFQLKLPSSTSFQLRFSFVGYQEQHISLYTSGDTTLSVQLLPAVLMTDEVIIESTKEHESHTQLIDRVSLNMEEIAKLPHLLGEVDPVRVVQMLPGVQNAGDGNTGFYVRGGEVDQNLILLDKATIYNASHLFGFFSVFNGNTIDQVSLDKGGIPAYYGGRLSSVLDIKTQTGDKQEWKGKGSLGLIAANIKVEGPIVKDKSSLMIAARRTYYDVLQKTLLQNTSVFKSGLDYFFYDLNLKWDYLLSKKNKITFSAYSGNDQFQYANFEAFQNEINWGNKAFSFQWQHAFSPRWFSETTVFGSQYKMSLGAKVSGYQIQVSSEVSEKGVHQEFVYTPNEKRTFTFGIRAIQYRFVPGAMQASTAADQTLDFGEVLPLHAQEGAVFFHHEYAIGEKWQTGLGVRASTFQQIGPFNRYLTDLTGRHQDTIHYQRNERIARHSGLEPRLSVSYSISKNTTLKASFDHTLQYIHMAPMSSVSLPTDVWVPSSALVKPQTANQYALGYYRLLAEFDLEGSVTGYYKQMHNQLEYQNGVLLGKGQYQNFDDKFYFGRGNSYGLEWMLKKNKGSLSGWVSYTLSRTTRKFDDINQGVSFPAKYDRLHNLSLLVNYRKHPQWHFSGVFVLASGNTMTLPVARYIMQGNIVNEYAGRNNFRLPSYHRLDLSATYYPISSAKFKSYWVFSLYNVYSRMNPYYVYFEAEGSLRDYSLEINARQVSLFPIIPSLSYNITF